One stretch of Brachyhypopomus gauderio isolate BG-103 chromosome 10, BGAUD_0.2, whole genome shotgun sequence DNA includes these proteins:
- the fgl1b gene encoding fibrinogen like 1B isoform X1, which produces MSALITFLLMSFGVASSHISAEDECRFELSELKASIQKLDYKLIIGELQLARLRAHRRSTMRTTFEQPASKNQTSRPVSSLPSTGGNLLVHDRDCSELFDRLRPESGFYRIKPKQTIEPFLVYCDMEDGGGWTVVQKRRNGKVDFNRHWEDYKNGFGNFKLSNDEFWLGNDHIHTLLSQGDNVMKIDLMDWKGEKSYAVYDKFRVASEKDKYRLHFGMYSGRAGDALSGGSSMVEQWSASHSGMQFSTRDQDNDRYLQGSCASENKGGWWYNRCHAANINGRFYRGGNYTAKNDNGVVWSTWRGLWYSLRHTTMKVRPLTFLDGPGSGAGPGD; this is translated from the exons ATGTCCGCATTAATAACCTTTCTATTGATGTCTTTTGGGGTTGCGTCATCGCATATCTCG GCAGAGGATGAATGTCGTTTCGAGTTGTCAGAGCTGAAAGCAAGTATTCAGAAACTCGATTACAAGCTTATAATCGGAGAGTTGCAGTTGGCTCGTCTGCGCGCTCACCGACGCTCCACGATGCGGACAACATTTGAACAGCCAGCGAGCAAAAACCAGACGAGCCGACCTGTATCATCACTGCCGAGCACCGGTGGAAACCTACTGGTTCACGATAGAG ATTGCTCCGAGCTATTCGACAGATTAAGACCAGAGAGTGGGTTCTATAGGATTAAACCCAAACAAACCATCGAGCCTTTCTTAGTTTACTGCGACATGGAAGATGGAGGAGGCTGGACAGTTGTGCAGAAACGTCGCAACGGGAAAGTGGATTTCAACAG ACACTGGGAAGACTATAAGAATGGATTTGGTAATTTCAAATTAAGTAATGATGAGTTTTGGCTGGGCAACGATCACATTCACACCTTGCTGAGTCAAG GTGATAATGTGATGAAGATTGATTTGATGGACTGGAAAGGAGAAAAATCTTATGCAGTATATGACAAGTTCAGAGTGGCCAGTGAAAAA GACAAGTACAGGCTGCACTTTGGCATGTACAGTGGCCGGGCAGGAGACGCTCTGTCCGGTGGTAGCAGCATGGTGGAGCAGTGGTCCGCCTCCCACAGCGGCATGCAGTTCAGCACCAGGGACCAGGACAACGATCGCTACCTGCAGGGAAGCTGTGCCTCGGAGAACAAGGGAGGCTGGTGGTACAACAG GTGCCATGCTGCCAACATCAACGGACGTTTTTATCGAGGGGGGAATTACACGGCCAAAAATGACAATGGAGTGGTGTGGAGTACGTGGCGAGGGCTGTGGTACTCGCTCAGACACACCACCATGAAGGTGAGGCCCCTGACTTTCCTGGACGGCCCGGGCAGCGGAGCAGGACCGGGGGACTAG
- the fgl1b gene encoding fibrinogen like 1B isoform X2, which produces MRTTFEQPASKNQTSRPVSSLPSTGGNLLVHDRDCSELFDRLRPESGFYRIKPKQTIEPFLVYCDMEDGGGWTVVQKRRNGKVDFNRHWEDYKNGFGNFKLSNDEFWLGNDHIHTLLSQGDNVMKIDLMDWKGEKSYAVYDKFRVASEKDKYRLHFGMYSGRAGDALSGGSSMVEQWSASHSGMQFSTRDQDNDRYLQGSCASENKGGWWYNRCHAANINGRFYRGGNYTAKNDNGVVWSTWRGLWYSLRHTTMKVRPLTFLDGPGSGAGPGD; this is translated from the exons ATGCGGACAACATTTGAACAGCCAGCGAGCAAAAACCAGACGAGCCGACCTGTATCATCACTGCCGAGCACCGGTGGAAACCTACTGGTTCACGATAGAG ATTGCTCCGAGCTATTCGACAGATTAAGACCAGAGAGTGGGTTCTATAGGATTAAACCCAAACAAACCATCGAGCCTTTCTTAGTTTACTGCGACATGGAAGATGGAGGAGGCTGGACAGTTGTGCAGAAACGTCGCAACGGGAAAGTGGATTTCAACAG ACACTGGGAAGACTATAAGAATGGATTTGGTAATTTCAAATTAAGTAATGATGAGTTTTGGCTGGGCAACGATCACATTCACACCTTGCTGAGTCAAG GTGATAATGTGATGAAGATTGATTTGATGGACTGGAAAGGAGAAAAATCTTATGCAGTATATGACAAGTTCAGAGTGGCCAGTGAAAAA GACAAGTACAGGCTGCACTTTGGCATGTACAGTGGCCGGGCAGGAGACGCTCTGTCCGGTGGTAGCAGCATGGTGGAGCAGTGGTCCGCCTCCCACAGCGGCATGCAGTTCAGCACCAGGGACCAGGACAACGATCGCTACCTGCAGGGAAGCTGTGCCTCGGAGAACAAGGGAGGCTGGTGGTACAACAG GTGCCATGCTGCCAACATCAACGGACGTTTTTATCGAGGGGGGAATTACACGGCCAAAAATGACAATGGAGTGGTGTGGAGTACGTGGCGAGGGCTGTGGTACTCGCTCAGACACACCACCATGAAGGTGAGGCCCCTGACTTTCCTGGACGGCCCGGGCAGCGGAGCAGGACCGGGGGACTAG
- the tpte gene encoding putative tyrosine-protein phosphatase TPTE isoform X1, giving the protein MSAVHFNPGLDSKEVNGNGMMEEAQVRIDDGKEEREEPNTMYYRIRRTIAPFVMSFGFRVFGLVLIIVDIALVIVDLSLSSEGHDDIGATLESISLVISFFFLIDVLLRIYVEGFKEYFKSKLNVMDACIVIITLAVTMFYTFSDFSGATLIPRLVTFLRSLRIIILVRIFRLASQKKELEKVTRRMVSENKRRYQKDGFDLDLTYVTDRVIAMSFPSSGKQALYRNPIREVARFLDTKHPDHYRVYNLCSEKGYDPKFFHYRVERVMIDDHNVPSLEDMLRYTTSVREWMAADPNNIIAIHCKGGKGRTGTMVCTWLIDSDQFESAQDSLDYFGERRTDKSMSSKFQGVETPSQSRYVGYYEVMKTKHDRQLPPPKSLKIKSLRIHSIAGVGKGNGVDLKVRIIVRKERVFQCVCAKQENCTLFPDAGNNAVVISLLEGPVVCGDVKVMFESSAGLPKGYEDCPFYFWFNTSFVENNRLYLSREELDNPHKSKTWDIYKEDFGVTVVFTDP; this is encoded by the exons ATGTCAGCTGTGCATTTTAACCCTGGGTTGGATTCCAAAGAAGTTAATGG gaaCGGTATGATGGAAGAGGCTCAGGTCCGGATAGATGATGGGAAGGAGGAGCGAGAGGAACCAAACACCATGTACTA TCGCATTAGAAGAACTATAGCCCCTTTTGTGATGTCTTTTGGTTTTCG TGTATTTGGCCTGGTGCTCATCATCGTGGACATTGCCTTGGTCATTGTCGATCTATCACTGTCGAGTGAGGGCCATGATGACATCGGTGCCACTTTGGAATCCATCTCTCTGGTCATCTCTTTCTTCTTTCTCATCGACGTTCTGCTGCGGATCTATGTGGAAGG GTTCAAGGAATATTTCAAGTCCAAGCTAAATGTGATGGATGCGTGCATCGTGATCATCACTCTGGCTGTCACCATGTTCTATACCTTCTCTGACTTCTCGGGGGCAACCCTTATTCCCAG GTTAGTGACGTTCCTGAGATCTCTGCGAATAATTATCTTGGTGCGTATCTTCCGCCTGGCATCCCAGAAGAAGGAGCTTGAGAAGGTCACCAGAAGAATG GTATCTGAGAACAAACGACGGTACCAGAAGGACGGCTTCGATCTGGATCTGACCTATGTGACGG ACAGAGTTATCGCCATGTCCTTCCCCTCATCTGGGAAGCAGGCACTCTACAGGAATCCCATCAGA GAAGTTGCTAGATTCCTGGACACAAAGCATCCAGATCACTACAGAGTGTACAATCTCTGCA GCGAGAAAGGCTACGATCCGAAGTTCTTCCATTACAGAGTGGAACGTGTGATGATTGACGACCATAATGTGCCATCGCTAGA GGACATGCTGAGATACACCACCAGTGTGAGAGAATGGATGGCCGCAGACCCGAACAACATCATCGCCATCCACTGCAAAGGGGGCAAAG GCCGTACAGGGACTATGGTGTGCACGTGGTTGATTGACAGCGATCAGTTTGAGAGTGCGCAG GACAGCCTGGACTACTTTGGTGAGAGACGCACAGACAAGAGCATGAGCTCCAAGTTTCAGGGTGTGGAAACGCCGTCTCAG AGCAGGTATGTGGGATACTACGAGGTCATGAAGACCAAGCACGACCGGCAGCTGCCCCCACCCAAGAGTCTGAAAATAAAGAGCTTACGCATTCACTCCATTGCAG GCGTGGGAAAGGGCAACGGGGTTGACCTGAAGGTGCGGATCATCgtgaggaaggagagagtgtTCCAGTGCGTCTGTGCCAAACAGGAGAACTGCACA TTATTCCCAGATGCTGGAAACAACGCAGTGGTGATCAGTTTATTGGAAGGTCCAGTGGTTtgtggagatgtgaaggtcaTGTTTGAATCTAGCGCA GGGCTGCCTAAAGGATATGAGGACTGTCCGTTCTATTTTTGGTTCAATACTTCGTTCGTAGAAAACAACAG GCTGTATCTATCACGGGAGGAATTAGACAACCCACACAAGTCTAAAACCTGGGACATCTACAAGGAAGACTTCGGTGTGACTGTGGTTTTTACTGACCCATGA
- the tpte gene encoding putative tyrosine-protein phosphatase TPTE isoform X2 → MMEEAQVRIDDGKEEREEPNTMYYRIRRTIAPFVMSFGFRVFGLVLIIVDIALVIVDLSLSSEGHDDIGATLESISLVISFFFLIDVLLRIYVEGFKEYFKSKLNVMDACIVIITLAVTMFYTFSDFSGATLIPRLVTFLRSLRIIILVRIFRLASQKKELEKVTRRMVSENKRRYQKDGFDLDLTYVTDRVIAMSFPSSGKQALYRNPIREVARFLDTKHPDHYRVYNLCSEKGYDPKFFHYRVERVMIDDHNVPSLEDMLRYTTSVREWMAADPNNIIAIHCKGGKGRTGTMVCTWLIDSDQFESAQDSLDYFGERRTDKSMSSKFQGVETPSQSRYVGYYEVMKTKHDRQLPPPKSLKIKSLRIHSIAGVGKGNGVDLKVRIIVRKERVFQCVCAKQENCTLFPDAGNNAVVISLLEGPVVCGDVKVMFESSAGLPKGYEDCPFYFWFNTSFVENNRLYLSREELDNPHKSKTWDIYKEDFGVTVVFTDP, encoded by the exons ATGATGGAAGAGGCTCAGGTCCGGATAGATGATGGGAAGGAGGAGCGAGAGGAACCAAACACCATGTACTA TCGCATTAGAAGAACTATAGCCCCTTTTGTGATGTCTTTTGGTTTTCG TGTATTTGGCCTGGTGCTCATCATCGTGGACATTGCCTTGGTCATTGTCGATCTATCACTGTCGAGTGAGGGCCATGATGACATCGGTGCCACTTTGGAATCCATCTCTCTGGTCATCTCTTTCTTCTTTCTCATCGACGTTCTGCTGCGGATCTATGTGGAAGG GTTCAAGGAATATTTCAAGTCCAAGCTAAATGTGATGGATGCGTGCATCGTGATCATCACTCTGGCTGTCACCATGTTCTATACCTTCTCTGACTTCTCGGGGGCAACCCTTATTCCCAG GTTAGTGACGTTCCTGAGATCTCTGCGAATAATTATCTTGGTGCGTATCTTCCGCCTGGCATCCCAGAAGAAGGAGCTTGAGAAGGTCACCAGAAGAATG GTATCTGAGAACAAACGACGGTACCAGAAGGACGGCTTCGATCTGGATCTGACCTATGTGACGG ACAGAGTTATCGCCATGTCCTTCCCCTCATCTGGGAAGCAGGCACTCTACAGGAATCCCATCAGA GAAGTTGCTAGATTCCTGGACACAAAGCATCCAGATCACTACAGAGTGTACAATCTCTGCA GCGAGAAAGGCTACGATCCGAAGTTCTTCCATTACAGAGTGGAACGTGTGATGATTGACGACCATAATGTGCCATCGCTAGA GGACATGCTGAGATACACCACCAGTGTGAGAGAATGGATGGCCGCAGACCCGAACAACATCATCGCCATCCACTGCAAAGGGGGCAAAG GCCGTACAGGGACTATGGTGTGCACGTGGTTGATTGACAGCGATCAGTTTGAGAGTGCGCAG GACAGCCTGGACTACTTTGGTGAGAGACGCACAGACAAGAGCATGAGCTCCAAGTTTCAGGGTGTGGAAACGCCGTCTCAG AGCAGGTATGTGGGATACTACGAGGTCATGAAGACCAAGCACGACCGGCAGCTGCCCCCACCCAAGAGTCTGAAAATAAAGAGCTTACGCATTCACTCCATTGCAG GCGTGGGAAAGGGCAACGGGGTTGACCTGAAGGTGCGGATCATCgtgaggaaggagagagtgtTCCAGTGCGTCTGTGCCAAACAGGAGAACTGCACA TTATTCCCAGATGCTGGAAACAACGCAGTGGTGATCAGTTTATTGGAAGGTCCAGTGGTTtgtggagatgtgaaggtcaTGTTTGAATCTAGCGCA GGGCTGCCTAAAGGATATGAGGACTGTCCGTTCTATTTTTGGTTCAATACTTCGTTCGTAGAAAACAACAG GCTGTATCTATCACGGGAGGAATTAGACAACCCACACAAGTCTAAAACCTGGGACATCTACAAGGAAGACTTCGGTGTGACTGTGGTTTTTACTGACCCATGA